The following proteins are encoded in a genomic region of Oryctolagus cuniculus chromosome 6, mOryCun1.1, whole genome shotgun sequence:
- the KIAA1191 gene encoding putative monooxygenase p33MONOX isoform X1, with translation MASRHPEMPALEPSGPLGKMSLPIGMCRRAFSYDDALEDPAPMTPPPSDMGSIPWKPVVPERKYQQLAQAEEGEASAPAPAGTLSASTESMDKVPVVKAKATRVIMNSLITKQTQESIQRFEQQAGLRDAGYTPHKGLTTEENKYLRVAEALHCPSSHPRGQKLKLQSGELTREERPASAQSTPSSSPHSSPKQGPRGWFTSGSSAALPGPSPSALDPGGGDKDRSSAEKWSLFGPRPLQKSDSGGFAVQAYRGAQKPSPMELMRAQATRMAEDPATFKPPKMDIPVMEGKKPPARSHHLKPRDLNVLTPSGF, from the exons ATGGCTTCAAGACACCCAGAAATGCCTG CTCTTGAGCCCAGCGGGCCTCTCGGCAAGATGTCCCTGCCCATCGGGATGTGCCGCCGGGCATTCAGCTATGACGATGCCCTcgaggaccctgcacccatgactCCTCCCCCATCGGACATGGGCAGCATCCCCTGGAAGCCAGTGGTTCCAGAGCGCAAGTACCAGCAGCTCGCCCAG GCGGAGGAAGGAGAGGCCAGCGCGCCGGCCCCTGCCGGGACTCTGTCAGCGTCCACTGAGAGTATGGACAAGGTGCCGGTGGTGAAGGCTAAAGCTACCCGCGTCATCATGAATTCTCTGATCACAA AGCAGACCCAGGAAAGCATTCAGCGTTTtgagcagcaggcagggctgagagACGCTGGCTACACACCCCACAAGGGCCTCACCACCGAGGAGAACAAGTACCTGCGAGTGGCAGAAGCGCTCCAC TGTCCCTCCTCTCACCCGCGCGGACAGAAACTGAAGCTGCAGAGCGGAGAGCTCACGAGAGAAGAGAGGCCTGCGTCAGCCCAGTCCACCCCGAGCAGCAGCCCCCACTCTTCCCCtaagcaggggcccag AGGCTGGTTCACTTCGGGCTCCTCCGCAGCCTTACCTGGCCCAAGTCCCAGCGCCCTGGACCCTGGCGGTGGGGATAAGGACAGAAGCTCTGCCGAGAAGTGGAGCCTCTTTGGGCCTAGACCCCTCCAGAAGTCTGACTCCG GAGGTTTCGCCGTCCAGGCCTACAGAGGAGCCCAGAAGCCCTCGCCGATGGAACTGATGCGTGCCCAGGCCACCCGGATGGCTGAGGACCCAGCGACCTTCAAGCCGCCCAAGATGGACATCCCGGTGATGGAGGGGAAGAAGCCACCGGCACGGAGCCATCACCTCAAACCCCGGGACTTGAACGTGCTCACACCCTCTGGCTTCTAG
- the KIAA1191 gene encoding putative monooxygenase p33MONOX isoform X2, translated as MASRHPEMPALEPSGPLGKMSLPIGMCRRAFSYDDALEDPAPMTPPPSDMGSIPWKPVVPERKYQQLAQAEEGEASAPAPAGTLSASTESMDKVPVVKAKATRVIMNSLITKQTQESIQRFEQQAGLRDAGYTPHKGLTTEENKYLRVAEALHKLKLQSGELTREERPASAQSTPSSSPHSSPKQGPRGWFTSGSSAALPGPSPSALDPGGGDKDRSSAEKWSLFGPRPLQKSDSGGFAVQAYRGAQKPSPMELMRAQATRMAEDPATFKPPKMDIPVMEGKKPPARSHHLKPRDLNVLTPSGF; from the exons ATGGCTTCAAGACACCCAGAAATGCCTG CTCTTGAGCCCAGCGGGCCTCTCGGCAAGATGTCCCTGCCCATCGGGATGTGCCGCCGGGCATTCAGCTATGACGATGCCCTcgaggaccctgcacccatgactCCTCCCCCATCGGACATGGGCAGCATCCCCTGGAAGCCAGTGGTTCCAGAGCGCAAGTACCAGCAGCTCGCCCAG GCGGAGGAAGGAGAGGCCAGCGCGCCGGCCCCTGCCGGGACTCTGTCAGCGTCCACTGAGAGTATGGACAAGGTGCCGGTGGTGAAGGCTAAAGCTACCCGCGTCATCATGAATTCTCTGATCACAA AGCAGACCCAGGAAAGCATTCAGCGTTTtgagcagcaggcagggctgagagACGCTGGCTACACACCCCACAAGGGCCTCACCACCGAGGAGAACAAGTACCTGCGAGTGGCAGAAGCGCTCCAC AAACTGAAGCTGCAGAGCGGAGAGCTCACGAGAGAAGAGAGGCCTGCGTCAGCCCAGTCCACCCCGAGCAGCAGCCCCCACTCTTCCCCtaagcaggggcccag AGGCTGGTTCACTTCGGGCTCCTCCGCAGCCTTACCTGGCCCAAGTCCCAGCGCCCTGGACCCTGGCGGTGGGGATAAGGACAGAAGCTCTGCCGAGAAGTGGAGCCTCTTTGGGCCTAGACCCCTCCAGAAGTCTGACTCCG GAGGTTTCGCCGTCCAGGCCTACAGAGGAGCCCAGAAGCCCTCGCCGATGGAACTGATGCGTGCCCAGGCCACCCGGATGGCTGAGGACCCAGCGACCTTCAAGCCGCCCAAGATGGACATCCCGGTGATGGAGGGGAAGAAGCCACCGGCACGGAGCCATCACCTCAAACCCCGGGACTTGAACGTGCTCACACCCTCTGGCTTCTAG
- the KIAA1191 gene encoding putative monooxygenase p33MONOX isoform X3: MSLPIGMCRRAFSYDDALEDPAPMTPPPSDMGSIPWKPVVPERKYQQLAQAEEGEASAPAPAGTLSASTESMDKVPVVKAKATRVIMNSLITKQTQESIQRFEQQAGLRDAGYTPHKGLTTEENKYLRVAEALHCPSSHPRGQKLKLQSGELTREERPASAQSTPSSSPHSSPKQGPRGWFTSGSSAALPGPSPSALDPGGGDKDRSSAEKWSLFGPRPLQKSDSGGFAVQAYRGAQKPSPMELMRAQATRMAEDPATFKPPKMDIPVMEGKKPPARSHHLKPRDLNVLTPSGF, translated from the exons ATGTCCCTGCCCATCGGGATGTGCCGCCGGGCATTCAGCTATGACGATGCCCTcgaggaccctgcacccatgactCCTCCCCCATCGGACATGGGCAGCATCCCCTGGAAGCCAGTGGTTCCAGAGCGCAAGTACCAGCAGCTCGCCCAG GCGGAGGAAGGAGAGGCCAGCGCGCCGGCCCCTGCCGGGACTCTGTCAGCGTCCACTGAGAGTATGGACAAGGTGCCGGTGGTGAAGGCTAAAGCTACCCGCGTCATCATGAATTCTCTGATCACAA AGCAGACCCAGGAAAGCATTCAGCGTTTtgagcagcaggcagggctgagagACGCTGGCTACACACCCCACAAGGGCCTCACCACCGAGGAGAACAAGTACCTGCGAGTGGCAGAAGCGCTCCAC TGTCCCTCCTCTCACCCGCGCGGACAGAAACTGAAGCTGCAGAGCGGAGAGCTCACGAGAGAAGAGAGGCCTGCGTCAGCCCAGTCCACCCCGAGCAGCAGCCCCCACTCTTCCCCtaagcaggggcccag AGGCTGGTTCACTTCGGGCTCCTCCGCAGCCTTACCTGGCCCAAGTCCCAGCGCCCTGGACCCTGGCGGTGGGGATAAGGACAGAAGCTCTGCCGAGAAGTGGAGCCTCTTTGGGCCTAGACCCCTCCAGAAGTCTGACTCCG GAGGTTTCGCCGTCCAGGCCTACAGAGGAGCCCAGAAGCCCTCGCCGATGGAACTGATGCGTGCCCAGGCCACCCGGATGGCTGAGGACCCAGCGACCTTCAAGCCGCCCAAGATGGACATCCCGGTGATGGAGGGGAAGAAGCCACCGGCACGGAGCCATCACCTCAAACCCCGGGACTTGAACGTGCTCACACCCTCTGGCTTCTAG
- the KIAA1191 gene encoding putative monooxygenase p33MONOX isoform X4, which yields MSLPIGMCRRAFSYDDALEDPAPMTPPPSDMGSIPWKPVVPERKYQQLAQAEEGEASAPAPAGTLSASTESMDKVPVVKAKATRVIMNSLITKQTQESIQRFEQQAGLRDAGYTPHKGLTTEENKYLRVAEALHKLKLQSGELTREERPASAQSTPSSSPHSSPKQGPRGWFTSGSSAALPGPSPSALDPGGGDKDRSSAEKWSLFGPRPLQKSDSGGFAVQAYRGAQKPSPMELMRAQATRMAEDPATFKPPKMDIPVMEGKKPPARSHHLKPRDLNVLTPSGF from the exons ATGTCCCTGCCCATCGGGATGTGCCGCCGGGCATTCAGCTATGACGATGCCCTcgaggaccctgcacccatgactCCTCCCCCATCGGACATGGGCAGCATCCCCTGGAAGCCAGTGGTTCCAGAGCGCAAGTACCAGCAGCTCGCCCAG GCGGAGGAAGGAGAGGCCAGCGCGCCGGCCCCTGCCGGGACTCTGTCAGCGTCCACTGAGAGTATGGACAAGGTGCCGGTGGTGAAGGCTAAAGCTACCCGCGTCATCATGAATTCTCTGATCACAA AGCAGACCCAGGAAAGCATTCAGCGTTTtgagcagcaggcagggctgagagACGCTGGCTACACACCCCACAAGGGCCTCACCACCGAGGAGAACAAGTACCTGCGAGTGGCAGAAGCGCTCCAC AAACTGAAGCTGCAGAGCGGAGAGCTCACGAGAGAAGAGAGGCCTGCGTCAGCCCAGTCCACCCCGAGCAGCAGCCCCCACTCTTCCCCtaagcaggggcccag AGGCTGGTTCACTTCGGGCTCCTCCGCAGCCTTACCTGGCCCAAGTCCCAGCGCCCTGGACCCTGGCGGTGGGGATAAGGACAGAAGCTCTGCCGAGAAGTGGAGCCTCTTTGGGCCTAGACCCCTCCAGAAGTCTGACTCCG GAGGTTTCGCCGTCCAGGCCTACAGAGGAGCCCAGAAGCCCTCGCCGATGGAACTGATGCGTGCCCAGGCCACCCGGATGGCTGAGGACCCAGCGACCTTCAAGCCGCCCAAGATGGACATCCCGGTGATGGAGGGGAAGAAGCCACCGGCACGGAGCCATCACCTCAAACCCCGGGACTTGAACGTGCTCACACCCTCTGGCTTCTAG